A single Calidifontibacter indicus DNA region contains:
- a CDS encoding homoserine dehydrogenase: MSESVRIALLGCGVVGGAVARRLTQAKDEFEARVGRRLEIVGVAVRDTSKDRSDTGLDASLFTTDAEELVTRADLVIELMGGIDPSKSLLQKAIESGASVVTANKALLGQHGAELYELAEEHGADLYYEAAVAGAIPLIRPLRESLAGDSVQRVMGIVNGTTNFILDKMDRTGADLADVLAEAQELGYAEADPTADVEGHDAQAKAAILASLAFHTRVRTSDVAVEGIMSVTADDIRAARRIGCVIKLLAIAELVDKDGGQAVSVRVHPTLITRSHPLGSVRDAFNAVFVETELAGELMFYGRGAGGDPTASAVLGDVVQAARHKVHGGRGPGESAYANLPIEGVGAAKTAYFIRMDVQDKPGVLAAIAKTIGEQGVSIESMRQSVRRSQDGLATLHIITHRSSEADLAAVVEQLKAADEVDKVFSVLRVEGE, encoded by the coding sequence ATGTCGGAGTCGGTGCGGATCGCGCTGCTCGGTTGTGGAGTCGTCGGCGGCGCTGTCGCCCGGCGGCTGACCCAGGCGAAGGACGAGTTCGAGGCGCGCGTCGGGCGTCGATTGGAGATCGTCGGGGTCGCGGTGCGTGACACCTCGAAGGACCGCTCGGACACCGGGTTGGACGCCTCGTTGTTCACCACCGACGCCGAGGAACTCGTCACCCGGGCCGACCTGGTGATCGAGCTCATGGGCGGCATTGACCCGTCGAAGTCGTTGCTGCAGAAGGCAATTGAGTCGGGTGCCAGCGTCGTCACGGCCAACAAGGCACTGCTCGGCCAGCATGGCGCCGAGCTCTACGAACTCGCCGAGGAGCACGGCGCCGACCTCTACTACGAGGCAGCCGTCGCCGGCGCGATCCCGCTGATCCGGCCGCTGCGCGAGTCGCTCGCGGGCGACAGCGTGCAGCGGGTGATGGGCATCGTCAACGGCACCACCAACTTCATCCTCGACAAGATGGACCGCACCGGAGCCGATCTGGCCGACGTGCTCGCCGAGGCGCAGGAGTTGGGCTACGCCGAGGCCGACCCGACCGCCGACGTCGAGGGGCACGACGCCCAGGCGAAGGCTGCGATCCTCGCCTCGCTCGCCTTCCACACCCGGGTCCGCACCTCCGACGTCGCGGTCGAGGGCATCATGTCGGTCACCGCCGACGACATCCGTGCCGCCCGCCGGATCGGTTGTGTCATCAAGCTGCTCGCGATCGCCGAGCTGGTCGACAAGGACGGCGGTCAGGCCGTGAGCGTGCGGGTGCACCCCACGCTCATCACCCGCAGCCACCCGCTCGGCTCCGTGCGCGACGCCTTCAACGCGGTCTTCGTCGAGACCGAACTCGCCGGCGAGCTGATGTTCTACGGACGCGGCGCCGGCGGCGACCCGACCGCCTCGGCCGTGCTCGGCGACGTCGTGCAGGCGGCCCGGCACAAGGTGCACGGCGGACGCGGTCCCGGCGAGTCGGCGTACGCCAACCTGCCGATCGAGGGAGTGGGTGCGGCGAAGACGGCCTACTTCATCCGGATGGACGTGCAGGACAAGCCCGGTGTGCTCGCCGCCATTGCGAAAACCATTGGCGAGCAAGGGGTTTCGATTGAATCGATGCGGCAGAGCGTGCGCCGGTCGCAGGACGGTCTGGCCACCTTGCACATCATCACGCACCGATCGAGCGAGGCCGACCTCGCCGCGGTGGTCGAACAGCTGAAGGCAGCGGACGAGGTCGACAAGGTCTTCTCGGTGCTGCGGGTCGAAGGGGAGTAG
- the lysA gene encoding diaminopimelate decarboxylase: MDATSAQTPVFSRNTTRTADGAIAVAGRDVRDLAAEFGTPAYLVDVDDARRRAREYRAEFARAFEAIGTHCDVFYAGKAFLSVAMAKLVLEEGLHLDVCTGGELAVAQRAGVPGEAIGMHGNNKSVAEIDAAIAAGVGRIVVDSFEEIDRVADAAARAGVRAKVMLRVKTGVEAHTHEFIATAHEDQKFGFSLDGQVSDAVRRVLARDELELLGFHSHIGSQIFESDGFAVAAERLIGLQLEVAQEHGVDLPELDLGGGFGIAYLPDDVPLAPADMADQLAAIVQKACAAAGTAIPRISIEPGRSIIGPAGMTLYTVGTVKPVVVDDDLTRTYVAVDGGMSDNPRPVLYDADYHCEIAGRDGESTALSRVVGKHCESGDIVVRDVLLPADVQAGDLVLVAATGAYCRSLASTYNHVPRPPVIAVDEAGARPWLRRETIEDLLLLESE, encoded by the coding sequence ATGGACGCGACTTCAGCCCAGACCCCCGTCTTCTCGCGCAACACGACGCGCACGGCCGACGGTGCGATCGCCGTCGCCGGACGCGATGTGCGTGACCTCGCCGCCGAATTCGGTACGCCGGCCTATCTTGTCGACGTCGACGACGCGCGGCGACGTGCGCGCGAGTACCGCGCCGAGTTCGCTCGGGCGTTCGAGGCGATCGGCACGCACTGCGACGTCTTCTATGCCGGCAAGGCCTTCTTGTCCGTGGCGATGGCGAAGCTGGTGCTGGAGGAGGGCCTTCACCTCGACGTCTGCACCGGTGGCGAGCTCGCGGTGGCGCAGCGGGCGGGTGTGCCCGGTGAGGCCATTGGAATGCACGGCAACAACAAGTCGGTGGCCGAGATCGACGCCGCCATCGCCGCCGGGGTCGGACGCATCGTCGTCGACTCCTTCGAGGAGATCGACCGGGTCGCCGACGCGGCCGCCCGTGCCGGGGTGCGGGCCAAGGTGATGCTGCGGGTCAAGACCGGCGTCGAGGCACACACGCACGAGTTCATCGCCACCGCCCACGAGGACCAGAAGTTCGGCTTCAGCCTCGACGGTCAGGTGAGCGACGCCGTCCGCCGGGTGCTGGCCCGTGACGAATTGGAGTTGCTGGGCTTCCACTCCCACATCGGGTCGCAGATCTTCGAGTCCGACGGTTTCGCGGTCGCGGCCGAGCGTCTGATCGGCCTGCAGCTCGAGGTCGCTCAGGAGCACGGCGTCGACCTGCCCGAGCTCGACCTCGGCGGCGGGTTCGGCATCGCCTACCTGCCCGACGACGTGCCGCTCGCGCCCGCCGACATGGCCGACCAGTTGGCTGCCATCGTCCAAAAGGCCTGCGCCGCGGCCGGAACGGCGATTCCACGCATCTCCATCGAACCCGGGCGTTCGATCATCGGGCCGGCCGGCATGACGCTCTACACAGTGGGCACCGTCAAGCCGGTCGTCGTCGACGACGACCTCACCCGCACCTACGTAGCGGTCGACGGGGGCATGAGCGACAACCCGCGTCCGGTGCTCTACGACGCCGACTACCACTGCGAGATCGCCGGCCGCGACGGGGAGTCGACCGCGCTCAGCCGCGTCGTCGGCAAGCACTGCGAGTCGGGTGACATCGTGGTGCGCGACGTGCTTCTGCCCGCCGATGTGCAGGCGGGCGACCTCGTGCTGGTTGCGGCCACGGGCGCCTACTGCCGGTCGCTGGCGAGCACCTACAACCACGTGCCGCGGCCCCCGGTCATCGCGGTCGACGAGGCGGGTGCGCGCCCGTGGTTGCGGCGCGAGACCATTGAGGACCTGTTGTTGCTGGAGAGTGAGTAG
- a CDS encoding HNH endonuclease, with the protein MTAEDFQPSLEYAHDSYPGEAAACAAAVAAVLPMIQRLSQLTGNLTDVELTTVGRSLALVQQQSEAGLVAVTSDAIDRGTVYRSTAADATQWVRRLSTGESADALLGAESLSVAGPLVPLEEPTSPPAADDSDASPTDDELRRSGLEPSHASRIAKLAEAARSPLNHALTDAVTSGQVNTTIGKTCLDTIDKIKAVLPKASRDEIYGWLLTLGPGAGAKTVRELTKRILAQYSEEVLDENEDALQKVESLSWSDLPGGMVRFTADLSPDHAEALIHGVQSLAAPSPKSACCDDPHHRHTPDQDGNSQKTGEPDPRTPGKRRADAFLLLLGLGAAAVDNDPEVTHRGSATLVVTIDFLVLAGLLAGLGVTDTGTGVTPDTVRQLACDADILPMVLGSKNQPLNVGRKRRLVDNELRRAVIHRDKHCTHAGCDRPPVMCEVHHLIPWHLGGETSLTNSALLCDTHHRIAHRDHLTGTATDTSVTWHYQATSTHAV; encoded by the coding sequence ATGACCGCAGAAGATTTCCAACCGTCATTGGAGTACGCGCACGACTCGTACCCGGGTGAAGCCGCTGCTTGTGCCGCCGCGGTCGCCGCCGTTCTTCCGATGATCCAGCGTCTGTCCCAGCTGACCGGCAACCTCACCGACGTCGAGTTGACCACGGTCGGGCGATCCTTGGCGCTCGTCCAACAACAGTCCGAAGCAGGACTCGTCGCGGTGACCAGTGACGCCATCGACCGAGGAACTGTGTACCGGTCCACCGCTGCGGACGCGACCCAATGGGTGCGCCGGTTGTCCACCGGTGAGAGTGCGGACGCGTTGCTCGGGGCCGAGTCCTTGTCCGTGGCCGGGCCCTTGGTGCCACTGGAGGAACCCACCAGCCCACCAGCCGCCGACGACTCTGACGCCTCACCCACGGACGACGAGCTGCGGCGGTCGGGTTTGGAACCGTCGCACGCGTCCCGGATCGCGAAGCTCGCCGAAGCAGCCCGCTCCCCGTTGAACCACGCATTGACCGACGCGGTCACCTCCGGGCAGGTGAACACCACCATCGGGAAAACCTGCCTGGACACCATCGACAAGATCAAAGCGGTGCTGCCGAAAGCGAGCCGGGACGAAATCTACGGCTGGCTCCTCACGTTGGGCCCCGGCGCCGGCGCGAAAACCGTGCGGGAACTGACCAAGCGGATCCTGGCCCAGTACAGCGAAGAAGTGCTCGACGAGAACGAAGACGCCCTCCAGAAAGTCGAATCGTTGTCCTGGTCGGATTTGCCGGGTGGGATGGTCCGATTCACCGCCGACCTGTCACCCGACCACGCCGAAGCCCTCATCCACGGCGTCCAATCACTCGCGGCACCGTCCCCGAAATCAGCCTGTTGCGACGACCCGCACCACCGACACACCCCCGACCAAGACGGCAACTCCCAGAAAACCGGGGAACCCGACCCCCGCACCCCCGGCAAACGCCGCGCCGATGCGTTCCTGCTCCTCCTCGGCCTGGGTGCCGCCGCCGTCGACAACGATCCAGAGGTCACACACCGCGGCTCCGCGACCCTCGTGGTCACGATCGACTTCCTCGTCCTCGCCGGACTGCTCGCCGGACTCGGCGTCACCGACACCGGCACCGGCGTCACCCCCGACACCGTCCGGCAACTCGCCTGCGACGCAGACATCCTGCCGATGGTCCTCGGATCCAAGAACCAACCCTTGAACGTCGGACGAAAACGAAGACTCGTCGACAACGAACTACGACGCGCGGTCATCCACCGCGACAAACACTGCACCCACGCCGGCTGCGACCGACCACCCGTCATGTGCGAAGTCCACCACCTCATCCCCTGGCACCTGGGTGGCGAAACATCCCTCACCAACAGCGCCCTCCTGTGCGACACCCACCACCGCATCGCCCACCGCGACCACCTCACCGGCACCGCCACCGACACCAGCGTCACCTGGCACTACCAAGCCACCAGCACCCACGCCGTCTGA